Proteins found in one Sorghum bicolor cultivar BTx623 chromosome 1, Sorghum_bicolor_NCBIv3, whole genome shotgun sequence genomic segment:
- the LOC8063039 gene encoding protein FATTY ACID EXPORT 5 — protein MHDFCFTIPYGFAVLAGGVMGYLRRGSTASLAGGAGAGAILLLAGFVSLKAFEKRRNSYVALALQTLCALALTYVMGQRYLETSKIMPAGVVAGLSAVMSVFYLFKIATGGNHIPPKKE, from the exons ATGCACGACTTCTGCTTCACCATCCCCTACGGGTTCGCCGTGCTGGCCGGCGGCGTGATGGGCTACCTCCGCCGCGGCAGCACCGCCTCCCTCGCGGGGggagccggcgccggcgccatcCTCCTCCTCGCGGGCTTCGTCAGTCTCAAGGCCTTCGAGAAGCGCCGCAACTCCTACGTCGCCCTCGCGCTCCAGACGC TTTGTGCATTAGCCTTAACTTACGTTATGGGGCAAAGATACCTTGAGACCTCGAAGATTATGCCAGCTGGTGTTGTTGCTGGTCTCAG TGCCGTGATGTCAGTGTTTTATCTGTTCAAAATTGCAACCGGCGGCAACCACATCCCTCCAAAGAAAGAGTAA
- the LOC8065652 gene encoding molybdate transporter 1, producing the protein MATTVNPDPEAALGGAKEPRGPARSLLARARDNLAFQSVWPELNGAMGDLGTYIPIVLSLALARHLDLGTTLVFTGIYNAVTGLIYGVPMPVQPMKAIAATALSDASFGVPEIMAAGILTAAFVLLLGATRLMQLVYWVVPLPVVRGIQLAQGLNFAMAAVKYIRYEQDLGKGKSLGRRPWTGLDGLILAVAAICFILLVNGAGSESSSRRRTRTTVRREHGTHPDESQEEPEEEEETQQGGGGGWRSMVRRAAPAIPSAVMVFVLGVAFAVARHPAAVRELRLGPSRMRAVRISREAWKQGFLKGAVPQIPLSVLNSVVAVCKLTRDLFPEKAPSATPTSVSVTMGGMNLVGCWFGAMPCCHGAGGLAGQYKFGGRSGGCVAALGALKLALGLLLGGSMLRVLSEFPVGLLGVLLLFAGVELAVAARDMSSKAEAFVMLLCTAVSLVGSSAALGFLCGMVAHGLLMLRAWAMGVSLS; encoded by the coding sequence ATGGCCACCACCGTGAACCCTGACCCGGAGGCGGCGCTCGGCGGCGCGAAGGAGCCGAGGGGCCCAGCAAGGTCGCTGCTTGCACGGGCGCGCGACAACCTGGCGTTCCAGTCGGTGTGGCCGGAGCTGAACGGCGCCATGGGCGACCTGGGCACCTACATCCCGATCGTGCTGTCGCTGGCACTCGCCCGGCACCTGGACCTCGGCACCACGCTCGTCTTCACGGGCATCTACAACGCCGTGACGGGGCTCATCTACGGCGTGCCCATGCCCGTGCAGCCGATGAAGGCGATCGCCGCCACGGCGCTGTCCGACGCGTCGTTCGGCGTCCCCGAGATCATGGCCGCGGGAATCCTGACCGCCGCCTTCGTGCTCCTCCTCGGCGCCACGCGGCTCATGCAGCTCGTCTACTGGGTCGTCCCGCTCCCCGTCGTGCGCGGCATCCAGCTCGCGCAGGGGCTCAACTTCGCCATGGCGGCCGTCAAGTACATCCGCTACGAGCAGGACCTCGGCAAGGGCAAGTCCTTGGGCCGCCGCCCCTGGACCGGCCTCGACGGGCTCATCCTGGCCGTCGCGGCCATCTGCTTCATCCTCCTCGTCAACGGCGCGGGATCAgagagcagcagcaggaggaggacgaggacgactGTCCGCCGAGAGCATGGCACCCATCCCGATGAAAGCCAAGAAGAACCAGAAGAGGAGGAAGAGACGCAacaaggtggtggtggcggctggCGTTCTATGGTTCGGCGCGCGGCGCCGGCGATACCGTCGGCGGTAATGGTGTTCGTTCTGGGCGTGGCGTTCGCGGTGGCGCGGCACCCGGCGGCGGTGCGGGAGCTGCGGCTGGGTCCGTCGCGGATGCGCGCGGTGCGCATCTCGCGGGAGGCCTGGAAGCAGGGTTTCCTCAAGGGCGCGGTGCCGCAGATCCCGCTGTCCGTGCTCAACTCGGTGGTGGCCGTGTGCAAGCTGACGCGGGACCTGTTCCCGGAGAAGGCGCCGTCGGCGACGCCGACGTCGGTGTCGGTGACGATGGGCGGGATGAACCTGGTGGGGTGCTGGTTCGGCGCCATGCCGTGCTGCCACGGCGCCGGCGGGCTGGCGGGGCAGTACAAGTTCGGCGGGCGCAGCGGCGGGTGCGTGGCGGCGCTGGGCGCGCTGAAGCTGGCGCTGGGCCTGCTCCTGGGCGGCTCCATGCTGCGGGTGCTCTCGGAGTTCCCCGTGGGGCTGCTCGGCGTGCTCCTGCTCTTCGCGGGCGTggagctcgccgtcgccgccaggGACATGTCGTCGAAGGCCGAGGCGTTCGTCATGCTGCTGTGCACCGCCGTGTCGCTCGTGGGATCCAGCGCCGCGCTCGGGTTCCTCTGCGGCATGGTCGCCCATGGCCTGCTCATGCTCAGGGCATGGGCCATGGGGGTCAGCCTCAGCTAA
- the LOC8063041 gene encoding tyrosine N-monooxygenase-like has translation MALAPSHAHVVPPFTILCTFLAVALLFLYRTKATSSKKTELHHQVPPGPAGLPIIGSMHCLVSKRPVFRWIHGLLKDMNTNILCLRFGAVHVVVVACPKIAREVFRKNDAVFASRPLTSATELFSFGYKGSILSPYGEQWKKMRRVITSEILSTSMERRLQRQRAEEADHLIRFIYNQCNTSDSSSVVVNVRHVAQHFCGNMIRRLMFGRRHFSVAAGAAGNGSGPGPEEVEHVDALFTLLSYLYNFSISDYIPAAWTWMIAGLVPDGHKKAAKSVMKTINRLHDPIIQERIHEWDGLRKRGDKREARDFLDVLVSLQDSQGRPFLSFDEIQAQTAEIMYATLDNPSSAVEWALAEMMDKPEVMDKAMNELNTVVGKDRLVQESDIPHLNYLKACIREAFRLHPYHAFNPPHVAMEDTIVSGYLISKGSHVLLSRVGLGRNSDVWDAPLQFRPERHLMMNEHVVLTELDLRFVSFSAGRRGCPGVSLGSSVTMMLFARLLQGFTWTKPPGVRAIKLMESTTSLTLAEPLFLQAQPRLPVHLYASV, from the exons ATGGCACTGGCACCTAGCCACGCACATGTCGTCCCTCCATTCACAATACTTTGCACCTTTCTTGCCGTAGCTTTGTTATTTCTCTACCGAACCAAAGCAACATCGTCCAAGAAAACAGAGCTGCACCACCAGGTGCCGCCAGGGCCAGCTGGGTTGCCTATCATCGGCAGCATGCACTGTTTGGTTTCAAAGCGGCCGGTGTTTCGATGGATTCATGGCCTTCTCAAGGACATGAACACCAACATCCTATGCCTCCGCTTTGGAGCCGTCCATGTCGTAGTAGTTGCCTGCCCAAAGATAGCCCGTGAAGTTTTCAGAAAGAACGACGCAGTCTTCGCGTCTCGCCCCTTAACTTCCGCCACTGAATTGTTCAGCTTCGGGTACAAGGGCTCCATCCTGTCGCCGTACGGGGAGCAGTGGAAGAAGATGAGGCGGGTGATCACCTCCGAGATCCTGTCCACATCAATGGAGCGGCGTCTACAGCGCCAGCGAGCTGAGGAGGCCGACCACCTCATCAGGTTCATCTACAACCAGTGCAACACCTCAGATAGCAGCAGCGTCGTCGTCAATGTGCGTCATGTAGCCCAGCATTTCTGTGGCAACATGATACGGAGGCTCATGTTCGGCAGGAGACACTTCTCGGTTGCTGCTGGTGCTGCAGGCAATGGCAGCGGCCCTGGTCCTGAGGAGGTGGAGCACGTGGATGCGCTCTTCACGCTGCTGAGCTACTTGTACAATTTCTCCATCTCAGATTACATCCCTGCTGCGTGGACGTGGATGATTGCTGGCCTCGTTCCTGATGGCCATAAGAAGGCTGCCAAGAGCGTAATGAAGACTATAAACAGATTGCATGATCCCATCATACAAGAGAGGATCCATGAGTGGGATGGTCTTCGCAAACGCGGTGACAAGAGAGAGGCCAGAGATTTTCTTGACGTCCTAGTATCTCTTCAGGATTCACAAGGGCGACCTTTTCTGTCGTTTGATGAAATACAAGCACAGACAGCG GAGATAATGTATGCAACTCTCGACAATCCATCAAGTGCGGTTGAGTGGGCACTCGCGGAGATGATGGACAAACCGGAGGTCATGGATAAAGCAATGAACGAGCTGAACACTGTCGTTGGCAAGGACAGGCTCGTCCAAGAATCTGACATCCCTCACCTCAACTATCTGAAAGCGTGCATACGGGAGGCCTTTCGCTTGCACCCCTACCACGCTTTCAACCCACCCCACGTCGCCATGGAAGACACCATCGTTTCTGGCTACCTCATTTCCAAGGGCAGCCATGTCCTTCTGAGCCGGGTGGGTCTTGGCCGGAACTCAGATGTCTGGGATGCTCCTCTCCAGTTCCGACCAGAGCGACATCTGATGATGAATGAGCATGTGGTTCTCACCGAGCTAGATCTTAGGTTCGTCTCATTCAGTGCAGGTAGGAGGGGATGTCCAGGGGTGTCACTTGGTAGCTCTGTTACAATGATGCTCTTCGCAAGGCTTCTGCAAGGGTTCACAtggaccaagcctcctggcgTTCGTGCAATCAAGCTCATGGAATCCACTACAAGTCTCACATTAGCTGAGCCACTCTTCTTACAAGCTCAGCCTCGTTTGCCGGTGCATCTTTATGCGTCTGTTTAG